In Leucoraja erinacea ecotype New England chromosome 20, Leri_hhj_1, whole genome shotgun sequence, the DNA window gtaatatcggagcctgcgggtccctgctgggagaccgcttttcggggcttccgcaacggcaaattattccgcccgagtagcgggggtcgaggatgacctggagcggggccttacatcatcgcccggcgtggcttaaatggctgcggcacttttctagcgcacgccgggggctccaacaacctctatgaggttcaagtgacaaataaattgtattgtgtattgtgtatatttaaattaatctggcaagttggtcaaataacatgggcaccttcttgctttttttgcgacatggattttttaaatgtgaatgtctcatatcaacacatttgtgggtcaacagtattttgtatcaacccccacaatttcaaataattctcaattgaacttcttaaacaggaaaacaatttttatttacatcattttgtgcacGACATATACAGGCTTGCAGAATTTGCAGAATTTAGAATATCAGATAATCAATAAAAGTGATGTCACATTCTACACATTTCAAACAAAGGACAAAATTTGCAGCTTATACACAAtcaatagactaagtgggacccgttgggataagatttacacaattcacattattctgtgcgcgagttatacagggttgcagttcagcatatcagctaaccagtgaaagtgatgtacaatttaacgtatgtaacacaatgatagccccacccctgCTTCACCAAACAGCAAAATGTCCAacatagatacaataataaataaatcgccaTTCGCATTATATTTGTGCAGTtagcaaatcacaatttcacacaatgtacataagaggGCAGTTATTTCACAAATACTCCGCAGTTCGGTGTAGATCATGTCCAatgtcgacatctgaaattacagaaaatatctgcagtcaatatgctcttattctgcattaaataacagagatgtagaaagaaaatgctcttgagaagatttctacaaggatgttgccatgaggacTCAACTATCTGAGCTCAATGAACTAACCAgaagtaataaatgttttcttacctttcctccttaatggggaacctgaagaaagacaagtCGTATTGCCCACATTGCCGATTGCCGATTGTTttttgcaggagtggtccatcttgagcacatggtattggtggtagggtgatcacatggatagaaaattgattggtagacaggaagcaaagagtaggagtgaacgggtccttttcagaatggcaggcagtgtcgagTGGAGTGCCGTAAGGTTTGttattggggccgcaactgtttaccatatatattaatgatttggaagagtgaattaggagcaacactcgcaagtttgcaaatgacacaaagctgggtggcagtgtgaactgtgaagaggatgttaggaggttgcagggtgacctggacaggttgagtgagtgggcagatgcatggcatgtGCAGTAtactatagataaatgtgaggttatccactttgaaggcaaaaacaagggggctgattattatctcaatagatttaggttaggtaagggggatgtgcagcgagacctgggcgtccttgtacaccggccactgaaagttggcttagaggtacagcaggcagtaaagaaagctatggaatgttggccttcataacaagaggatttcagtatagagtgaagaggttcttctgcagcgtaggtttacgagattgatccctgggttggTGGGACTGTATATgagtaaagattgaaaagactaggcttgtattcactggagtttagaaggatgagggggaatcttatagaaacatattaaattattaaaggactgggcaagctagatgcaggagaaatgttcccaatgttgggtgagtccagaaccaggggccagtcttagaataaagggcaggtaatttaagactaaggtgagaagaaactttttcacccagagaaatgtgtgaatttatggaattccctgccacagagggcagtggaagcctagtcactggatggatttaagagagagttagatagagctctagcggctagtgaagtcaaggaatatggggagaaggcaggcacgggttattgataggggacgatcacccacgatcacaatgaatggcggtgctagcttgaagggccaaattgactcctcctgcatctattttctatgtttctatgtttgctccactataggatctgtgCAGAGGCCGAAGGGAAGATCCTATCTTTGGGCAGAAGCAAGATACTCCCACAGAGTATCCATTCCTgcccattaggttcccattgtgatgaagaacacgcaggcatgaaaagtggaaaaatgatttattaaagtttaacatctcttaaaatataacaacattttaaatgtcaaagatgagtataattctttcttgctgtgcctcttgttgctgctcactgcatctttatgtctctttgttgttgataaaaaaaagagacaatttcaATAGACAGAGATTCAGCGGTCAgactttaacaaagaaaatccttcttcagagctcTGCTGTCATTTACATTTGGTGTGATTTGAAGATCAGGTGTTTCAGGAGTTGTAGAGACACTGCTGGGTTCTTCCCGCGGAACTTTGTCTGCAGCTGAGCAGTAAGAATGTTCTGTCTGTATGTTGTATGGCACTGCCAAtacaagaaaaaagaaaaagggggaATGAAATGGCAAGCatactaattaaaaaaataatcatctaCTActgaaagtctgttcttgaccgttttttgccatctgtgctgcgatttccgagagaatgccaccacctacggccgtttcgctcagagcccccctccgccgcatgtgtgccgaggttctccccccctttcctctatcccccccccccctccccctctcccccccccccccccccccccccaccccctaccctccaccatcccccctccctccccctccctgctccccacctcatccccctctctctcccctcactctctctctctcctccccatctcccccacctttccacccacacccaccctccctcttatcctcctctccacccctatcccacttgcccctctctctgtgtctctgtctctctctctgccccttctctctctgcccccgccccccccccgcccccgctcttgatgtgactgcaagttgggggctatgcttcagtagatagggtggttatggggtaaaaggagcaaattaatcatattaattttatatcaagggggtaattagcgtgaatgcgagagggggatagttagtgtgcgtgacgctgcgtgccgcccacctcccacaaccgcacgttgggggatcacacaacgggtctgcacttggtctagttataattAAATATATATGTGATGCACCAATTTCAATCTACCAGAATAAAATCATGATCTATATATTTTTGTAGGTTTTTTATAAATTTAATCAATTCAAATGTTCTAATAATTAGGCTTGAGGAAGTTTTAAATGGATGTTCTTACTTGAATTAAATACTAGTACGCATTCCACCACCCACACTGTGCAGTCTTATATGTGATTATAGTTTTGTGAACATTTCACAAATGAAAATCAAAGTACCATACATGCCATTACATATTGACCATTAGCAATCATATCAGGTTGGATACAATTTTTTTCTCATATTTAGCCAAAGTGAGagaatataaattattttaaaaaggagAAAATTACTTGCCTCGTTGCTGTTTTAAAGGCGTTGGTGAGGATGGGAGGTTCACATTCGTCCTCTTGAGTAACCTCCGTTGGGAAGACAGACGTTTCGGCGGGTTAGGAACGTCGAAGAGCGTTGGAACAGCATTCCAATTTAGCCTGTTCTTAGTCTGCTTGTTGGAAAACTGGTCAAGTTCAAAGTGTACAGAACAAAGACAACAGTTGGCTGACAAGTACTCCGTACTTCGGTGTAGGAAatcttgtcgacgagtattctggacccaccgttgacatctgaaattacaggagatatcatttatgattaactaataataaaaaaaaaatgatcataaCTAGATGCCTGCACAATGGATGACATATCACTtaagtgcaattgttttcagttgtgtggagagacctgtatattgacgaTGCTTTTTGTCTCTTATATGTCATttcaccttaaatgtagaagagtttattagagaggggagagagggatcgagagaagggagagggatcgagagaagggagagggatcgagaggggagagggagaggggagaaggggggagaggggagaggggagggggagaagggggagagggagggagagagggaggaggggagagggagaaggggagagaggggggagagggagggggggagagggagaagggaggagaagggggggggagggagagggggggagagggaggggggggagagggagaagggggggagagggagggtggaacgATAGCATGTTATAACgttcagccgtcccattccgaccaaagattatagtgcAGAGCTACTCTACTATCTTTGATTGCAACCGCCGCCGCCGAatccccggcccaccattgcacccaaagatgatagagctgagttgtataatctttgattgTACCCTTCTTcacgacaattcgagggatataacggGTAACAGCCGCCGCGTTCTCGGACTCgagtctgagctcgaaaaatctcgtggtcactgggcccaatgtgtcccgcgggccatattttggagaccaaacccttacaagaacaaaacaaaaaacgtatagaagtgttaaacttgtctttattattgtggtaagtaaagatgtaataaaataagtctaataactttctaatgtaccgacaaaccccgtggccgttgatgggagaacagaaaataacattttcacgacagaatatcgacaaaaaattataataatatagtcttacctttcttttttattggggaacctaagaaTTACAGctctggtcgtttagatttacgattagaacagttgatagcggagcagtgagatgaagatttagctgaggacgccattacagcccaataaatgcttaacaaaatggcgtcgacggtcacacacgtgaTACTGAAGAGGAAGATGGCGGCAGGCGGCTACGCAGACTTGAGGGAGAAGCTCCAGTCGCCTCACCGCgagaaacaacaacaacaacaacagcagcaacaacaacaacacaacagcaacagcaacaacaacagcaacagcCGCTGCGATCGGCCTTGGCGGCAGCGCCGTACAACGGCCGCAAGAGGAAACACGAGGCGGAGGGCGAGGCCGACCTGAGCGGCGAGGAGTACGAGCACGGCAAGTACCACAGCGACTACGACGACGAGCGGCAGGGAGAAGCCCGGCGGGTGAAGCAGGGCATCCGCCAGGTGCGTCTCTTCACCGCCGATCAGTGCACACTAATCGAGTCACAAATCGACGACGTGGTTTCCCGGGCCGAGAAGGGGATTTACCGCGATCACACGGTGGACCGGGCCCCGCTGCGCAACAAATACTTCTTCGGGGAAGGCTACACATACGGCTCGCAGTTGGAAAAACGAGGCCCCGGTCAGGAGCGTTTGTATCCCAAGGGGGATGTCGACGACATCCCTGAGTGGGTCCACGACCTGGTGATCAAGAAACTGGTGGATCAGCGCATTATCCCCGAGGGCTTCGTCAACAGCGCCGTCATCAACGACTACCAGCCGGGCGGCTGTATCGTCTCGCACGTGGACCCCATCCACATCTTCGAGAGGCCCATCGTTTCCGTGTCCTTCTTCAGCGATTCAGCTCTCTGCTTCGGCTGCAAGTTCCAGTTCAAGCCCATTCGGGTGTCAGAGCCCGTCTACTTCTTACCTGTCCGAAGAGGGAGTGTTACTGTGCTCAGGTAAGGATCTTAAATGCAGTAACATCACATTTGTTTTATATGTCAGAGATGAAGCTTTAAGTTCAACCTTTCATTACTCTGACCATGGGAGTCGAACGTTGGAAGATTCTGTTGCTCGTTGCACGTGGAAGCGCGGGAGGAGAATGAATAACATGAATTAAAAGAATACGTACtgtcaggcagcatgtggaaAGAGAGAGTTAGCGTTTCAGGTCTGAGATCACATCAGAATTTCCTtcgttttctgtttt includes these proteins:
- the alkbh5 gene encoding LOW QUALITY PROTEIN: RNA demethylase ALKBH5 (The sequence of the model RefSeq protein was modified relative to this genomic sequence to represent the inferred CDS: deleted 2 bases in 1 codon); the encoded protein is MAAGGYADLREKLQSPHREKQQQQQQQQTTTQQQQQQQQQQPLRSALAAAPYNGRKRKHEAEGEADLSGEEYEHGKYHSDYDDERQGEARRVKQGIRQVRLFTADQCTLIESQIDDVVSRAEKGIYRDHTVDRAPLRNKYFFGEGYTYGSQLEKRGPGQERLYPKGDVDDIPEWVHDLVIKKLVDQRIIPEGFVNSAVINDYQPGGCIVSHVDPIHIFERPIVSVSFFSDSALCFGCKFQFKPIRVSEPVYFLPVRRGSVTVLSDYAADEITHCIRPQDIRERRAVIILRKTRTEAPRLESKSLTSSVLPVHMSNRQLNSDRYQALLKQKRSHRKADPDAAHRPRILEMDKEENRRSVILPKHRRRSDSAAENYWRKTHDCADDEEDEGGEGGVAGSPVRKVKMRRH